From Drosophila suzukii chromosome 2R, CBGP_Dsuzu_IsoJpt1.0, whole genome shotgun sequence, a single genomic window includes:
- the Vang gene encoding vang-like protein 1 — translation MENESVKSEHSGRSRRSRNHNNNGGGGGGGGGSGGGGGGSVNNGYHRERDRSRHSHRSTHSSKSGKGFQRGDMAPYQTSVNMTGDGSHDGQEVIEVQILPQDENWGENTTAVTGNTSEQSISMEDINNMWHRENDKGFGFACRRYVESSFYFLLGCGTFFSPVAMVVMPYVGFFPSAFDHPELTQTVRTQLLACSEQCKGQLVSLAARLLLLAIGLWAVFMRRTSASMPRIFLYRALVLLLVTICTFAYWLFYIVQVTNGAKIVVETGGDAVDYKSLVGYATNFVDTLLFIHYVAVVLLELRHQQPCYYIKIIRSPDGVSRSYMLGQLSIQRAAVWVLQHYYVDFPIFNPYLERIPISVSKSQRNKISNSFKYYEVDGVSNSQQQSQSRAVLAANARRRDSSHNERFYEEHEYERRVKKRRARLITAAEEAFTHIKRIHNEPAPALPLDPSEAASAVFPSMARALQKYLRVTRQQPRHTFESILKHLAHCLKHDLSPRAFLEPYLTESPVMQSEKERRWVQSWSLICDEIVSRPIGNECTFQLIQNDVSLMVTVHKLPHFNLAEEVVDPKSNKFVLKLNSETSV, via the exons ATGGAAAACGAATCCGTCAAGTCGGAACACAGTGGACGCTCCAGACGCTCGCGAAATCACAACAACAACGGCGGAGGGggaggaggcggaggaggaagTGGTGGTGGCGGAGGAGGCAGCGTAAACAACGGCTACCACAGGGAGCGGGATCGCTCCAGGCACTCGCATCGCAGCACGCACTCCTCAAAATCGGGCAAGGGATTCCAGCGGGGCGACATGGCACCATACCAGACCAGCGTTAACATGACAG GTGACGGCAGCCACGATGGTCAGGAGGTCATCGAGGTCCAGATCCTTCCACAGGACGAGAACTGGGGCGAGAACACCACCGCAGTCACGGGCAACACCTCCGAGCAGAGCATCTCCATGGAGGATATCAACAACATGTGGCACCGCGAGAACGACAAGGGCTTTGGCTTCGCCTGCCGCCGCTACGTGGAGTCCAGCTTCTACTTTCTGCTGGGATGCGGCACCTTTTTCTCCCCGGTGGCCATGGTGGTGATGCCCTACGTGGGCTTCTTCCCCTCGGCCTTCGACCATCCGGAGCTGACGCAGACGGTGCGCACCCAGCTGCTGGCCTGCAGCGAACAGTGCAAGGGCCAACTGGTCTCGCTGGCCGCCCGCCTCCTGCTCCTGGCCATCGGTCTATGGGCGGTCTTCATGCGACGCACTTCGGCCAGCATGCCAAGGATTTTTCTATACCGAGCATTGGTGCTCCTGCTTGTGACCATCTGCACCTTCGCCTACTGGCTCTTCTACATCGTGCAGGTCACGAACGGGGCCAAGATCGTGGTGGAGACGGGCGGCGACGCAGTGGACTACAAATCGCTGGTGGGCTATGCCACCAACTTTGTGGACACTCTGCTGTTCATCCACTATGTGGCCGTTGTGCTGCTGGAACTGCGTCACCAGCAGCCCTGCTACTACATCAAGATCATCCGCTCCCCGGACGGCGTTTCGCGCTCCTACATGCTCGGCCAGCTGAGCATACAGCGAGCGGCCGTGTGGGTGCTGCAGCACTACTATGTGGACTTTCCCATATTTAACCCCTACCTGGAGCGTATACCCATCTCGGTCTCCAAGTCGCAGCGCAACAAGATATCGAACAGCTTCAAGTACTATGAAGTGGACGGGGTGAGCAACTCGCAGCAGCAAAGCCAGAGCAGGGCAGTCCTAGCGGCCAATGCCCGGAGGCGTGACTCCTCGCACAACGAGCGATTCTACGAGGAACACGAGTACGAGCGTCGTGTTAAGAAACGGCGTGCCCGTCTCATCACCGCCGCCGAGGAGGCCTTCACCCACATCAAGCGAATTCATAACGAACCAGCTCCGGCACTCCCGCTCGATCCCTCGGAGGCTGCCTCAGCGGTCTTTCCCTCGATGGCCAGGGCTCTGCAGAAGTACCTGCGGGTAACGCGCCAACAGCCACGGCACACCTTCGAGAGTATCCTGAAGCACCTGGCCCACTGTCTGAAGCACGATTTGTCGCCGCGCGCCTTTCTGGAACCGTATTTGACCGAGTCGCCAGTGATGCAGAGCGAGAAGGAGCGCCGCTGGGTGCAATCGTGGTCTCTGATCTGCGACGAGATCGTCTCCCGGCCAATCGGCAACGAGTGCACGTTCCAGCTGATTCAGAACGATGTCTCGCTCATGGTCACCGTTCACAAGCTGCCGCACTTCAACTTGGCCGAGGAGGTCGTGGATCCCAAGAGCAACAAGTTTGTGCTGAAGTTGAACTCCGAAACATCCGTATGA
- the Pgm2a gene encoding glucose 1,6-bisphosphate synthase, producing the protein MCQPTGQMLCEIKNMALSGDQELDNQIRKWIRYDKCPSTACQIMDAVRAQDWDTLRKRLCTRITFGTAGLRATMRAGFDSMNELVVIQTAQGLCEYIKEQYPNPEDWSGRGIVFGYDGRYNSHRFAELSAIVFLNNDFKVWQYKRYVATPMVPYAILRLQCLAGVMVTASHNPKEDNGYKVYWSNGAQIIPPHDEGIQESILNNLEPKASSWDDSAMCGNTMLEDPYDIVVPPYFDALKKSLPCTLLEVNGRCPISFTYTAMHGVGYEFAKQAFARVNLKPFISVCEQQEPDPEFPTTPMPNPEEGKTSLDLSIRTAKANGSQIILANDPDADRLAVAEVREDGSYKLFSGNEVGALLGWWTLELHKMREPDCDVSNVVMVASTVSSKILRAMAEQEGFQFFETLTGFKWMGNKAIEQQLAGKKVLFAFEEAIGFMVGTTVLDKDGVSAAAHVATMACYLRCKKCMTLQEKLRDIYETYGFHTTICSYVICRCPPVIEQIFERLRTWDEGKADTYPTSILNGEYEIEHVRDLTTGYDSSTADKKATLPTSSSSQMITFTFKNGLVVTLRTSGTEPKMKYYAEMCGKPDEKNWGKLTNTMNIMVEAIVEEFYEPKKNGLQRKKE; encoded by the exons ATGTGTCAACCCACGGGACAGATGCTGTGCGAGATCAAGAACATGGCCCTGTCGGGCGATCAGGAGCTGGACAACCAGATCCGCAAGTGGATTCGGTACGACAAATGCCCCAGCACCGCCTGCCAAATCATGGACGCCGTCCGGGCGCAGGACTGGGACAC ACTGCGCAAGAGGCTGTGCACTCGGATCACCTTTGGAACGGCCGGATTGCGGGCCACCATGCGGGCGGGCTTCGACTCGATGAACGAGCTTGTGGTTATCCA GACGGCGCAGGGCTTGTGCGAGTACATCAAGGAGCAGTACCCGAATCCGGAGGACTGGTCGGGGCGCGGCATCGTCTTCGGGTACGACGGTCGCTACAACAGCCACCGCTTCGCCGAGCTGTCGGCTATAGTCTTCCTCAACAACGACTTTAAGGTGTGGCAGTACAAGCGGTACGTGGCCACGCCTATGGTGCCCTACGCCATCTTGAGGCTACAGTGCCTGGCCGGCGTCATGGTGACGGCATCGCACAACCCCAAGGAGGACAATGGCTATAAGGTGTACTGGAGCAATGGGGCCCAGATCATTCCGCCGCATGACGAGGGCATCCAGGAGTCAATCCTGAACAACCTCGAGCCCAAGGCCTCTTCGTGGGACGACTCGGCGATGTGTGGGAACACCATGCTTGAGGATCCGTACGACATCGTTGTGCCACCGTACTTCGACGCCTTGAAGAAGAGCCTGCCGTGCACCCTGCTAGAGGTCAACGGAAGGTGCCCGATCTCCTTCACTTATACGGCCATGCACGGCGTGGGCTATGAGTTTGCGAAGCAAGCTTTCGCACGCGTTAATCTGAAGCCGTTCATTTCGGTGTGCGAGCAGCAAGAGCCGGACCCCGAGTTCCCTACCACGCCCATGCCCAATCCGGAGGAGGGAAAGACCTCGCTGGACTTGTCCATCAGGACGGCAAAGGCCAACGGCAGCCAGATCATACTGGCCAACGATCCGGACGCCGATCGCTTGGCGGTGGCCGAAGTGCGCGAGGATGGGAGCTACAAGCTATTCAGCGGCAATGAGGTGGGCGCTCTTCTGGGCTGGTGGACTCTGGAGCTGCACAAAATGCGCGAGCCCGACTGCGATGTGAGCAACGTCGTGATGGTAGCCAGTACAGTGAGCTCGAAGATTCTGAGAGCCATGGCCGAGCAGGAGGGTTTTCAGTTCTTTGAAACTCTGACGGGATTCAAGTGGATGGGCAACAAGGCCATCGAGCAGCAGCTGGCGGGCAAGAAAGTGTTGTTTGCCTTCGAGGAGGCCATTGGCTTCATGGTCGGCACTACCGTGCTCGACAAGGATGGAGTCAGTGCAGCTGCCCATGTGGCCACCATGGCCTGCTACCTGCGGTGCAAGAAATGCATGACGCTGCAGGAGAAGCTGCGCGACATCTACGAGACATATGGGTTCCACACGACCATCTGCTCGTATGTCATCTGCCGCTGCCCGCCGGTGATCGAGCAGATCTTCGAGCGCCTGCGCACTTGGGACGAGGGCAAGGCGGACACCTATCCGACCAGCATCCTGAACGGCGAGTACGAGATCGAACACGTTCGCGATCTGACCACTGGCTACGACAGCAGCACCGCCGACAAAAAGGCAACCCTGCCTACCAGTTCCAGCTCCCAGATGATCACCTTCACCTTCAAGAACGGCCTGGTGGTCACCCTGCGCACCAGCGGCACGGAGCCCAAGATGAAGTACTACGCCGAGATGTGCGGCAAACCGGACGAAAAGAACTGGGGAAAGCTGACTAACACAATGAACATCATGGTGGAGGCCATTGTCGAGGAGTTCTACGAGCCAAAGAAGAACGGGCTCCAGCGCAAGAAGGAATAA